The genomic region GAGATTGTGGCTGATGATGGCTCTAGTGGGGATAAGAAATATATGGCTTCTGGTTTGTTGAAACAAATGGAGAGCTTTGAATTTGTGCTTATTCTGCATCTCATGATGAGGTTATTAGGCAAGACTAATGATTTTTCACAATGTTTGCAAAGAAAAGATCAGAATATTGTCCTTGCTGTTGGATTGATTGGAGCCACATTGCGGAATATTAGTGAAGTGCGTGATAATGGATGGGAGGAATTGTTTGAGGAAGTAAAGACCTTTTGTAACCAACATAACattattataccaaagatggatgaTACAATTACTGTCCGAGGTCGCTCAAGGGGACGTGGAGGTCAGTTAGTGACTTACTATCATCATTTCAAAAATGAGATCTTTATTGTTGTGTATGATCAAGTTATTGTGGAATTAAACAATCGTTTCACTGAAAGATCTACAAAATTATTGAGATGCATTTCTTGTCTAGATCCAAGAAATTCATTTGCCAGCTATGACAAAGCTCAGCTGATAGAATTGGCTAAGATTTATTCTACAGACTTCTCTCAATATGACCTCTGGATCCTTAGAGACCAACTCGATATATTTATTGTTGATGTGAGGGGTAATTATGATTTTGCAAATTGTGAAGACCTTGGTAATCTGGCTATTAAGATGGCGCAAACCGAGAGACACCTAGTTTTTGCATTGGTTTATCGTCTCATTGAATTAGCCTTAATTTTGTCTGTTGCAACTGCCACGGTTGAAAGAGCCTTCTCAGCTATGAAAATCATCAAGACAGAATTGAGAAATAAGATGGGAAATGATTAGTTGAATCATAGAATGGTATGATATATAGAGAGATATATCTTTGCAAGTATTCAAAGTGATGATATTTTATACcattttcaagaattgaagagtCGTATGAAAAAGCTACCTCCACAAAGTTCAAGTGGTATATTTTTGTGCTCACTTATAAATTTTTGCATTCATTAGTTATATTGTCATGTTGTATCTCTCATTTTATACAAATATTTAACTTGCAATGTGTAGGTTCAAATTCACGTGCTAATGTTGATGAAGTTATTAGAGGCGGGGAAGGACCAAATCGCCTCTAATTAGGTACTTTTATATTTTTTATCAAGTTTATTGTATTTTTAGATGCTGAATTGAGATAAATACTATCTTAGTCTATGTTTGTGGTATATTTTATTTTAGCGGTATATTTAGCCGCACAATATATTGGGGGTTGTTTAAATTAACCTTCAAATTTTAAAGAGTGGCCCGGGGCGTTAATTTTATAGAGCTCCGCCACTGATTATATCCAATACTAAAACATTTTTCGACAAACACTATTGCTGGTATTGGCCTCAAAGATTATGTTGGCCAAAGCCACTCTACGCCAATAATAGTGGCACaatctataccactatataatccatcagtttaaactttgcaaaaccCACCCAACCAAATCACCCCCACACTCATAACATCCACTAAATTCACTAAACAAATTGCACTCATACTTAACACACCATCAAAACCGACGGTTCAGATCGTTGGAAGTCCCTCTCTCGCTTACTGACTCAAATCCAATGGACAATATTTTTAGATAATCCCTCATCCCTCCCCTATGACCCCGTCGCCCCCAACCTCCCCCTCAGTCCCTCACCCCACTCGCGCGTCGCCGCTGCCGTCAACCCCTCCCCTCGTGTCGCCGCCGTCATTgacctctcctctcccctccccgggatCGTAGCGTTAGCACGGGCTATATGCTAGTTTTCTTAAAAGAATCAGTTATGTAATTTAATCACATGTATATTCATATATGTTTTTGGTACCAGTCTAGCAACCAAGTAATCTCCAATAGATCACATGTCATAACATATAACACATTAAATTAGAAAAGCAATGCTTACTCCCAACTTCTCCAACAATGTCGAAAGGTTGATACCTTCTACCCTTTCAATTATATTACCAATAGACAACCTTACATTTGTTTTGCGCGAATTGGGGAAGCACCTACCTTAAGCTACACAATTCCACTCTTTATGGTAGGGATTCTACAGACGAAGCATAATCTAGAGACAAAGCAGACACCACAAAACCATCTCCAGGTTCGAACCCATACGGAAAGTAGAAATCTTCATTCCTACACTAAATCGTCTCTTTTCTTGTCTCCAGAAAGTAAAGGAAAACCATAAGAAAGGTCATGAGTGCTCAAATTTATAATATTTCTGAGCTCACGAAGGTTCTATTGATCATAGGTTTCAATAATTGAGAATCGATGGACAGGATCTATGTTTGTATGTTTGAAGGGAAAAACATAAATTTGTCTGTTACAATTAGGTAAGTTGAGTGCCCTATCGGTAGGAGTCCCTATTCCTAGTTGGATAGGGCTCCCAATTTGAATGTCTTGTAATTCCTATTAGAGCGGAATAGAATGCTCAACAAGCCATCCAGACAACGTTTAACAACAATCCCCAAAAAGTGATGGAGAGGACCCAAATCCTTCATCGTGAACTCATGCTAAAGAACAGTGATGATCTAGTGTAGGAGACACGACGAAAAGGCAATGAAGACTATCATCAACATAAAAGAGGAGATACACAGTGCCACTGCCACACCGGTAGATGAGCAAAGAGGTGTCTGACCTAGCTTCATCAAATCCTAGCGAAAGCAAATAAGCAGCAAACCTATTATACCAAGCTTTGGGGGTCTGCTTCAGACCACAGAGGGACTTCAAAAGCTTCTTCAGGGCagacttcggttcccactttatgAGATGATCGGTGAAGTTTTTAAGAAGTTCGAAATCTACCTACATCAACTGACCCTCAATGCTATTGTTAGACTTAGCGTGTATatttgggctcttcgaagccaaggaaaaAGCGCCAATGCCGAAGGGTTCTACCGAGTGCACGAACtccattatcaaacgaaggccagaGCCGATGGCCTGCAcaagaacttcggctgctacaattttgcataccAAAAGGAAACTAAAGCCCTCGTGATTGGCTATCACActaaatggccgaccgggtgaacgaatgagtggttttacgtgaaggctgatgagaaaaagagggagaagctcatgaGCTTGGTAATGAGTTCTTTGAGGCTGAGCTTCGGTATGACCCGACCCTTGTGCAACATGCAGCTGGGGTCTCCTTGCCAACTGGCCGAAGTGGAGTTTAGGGTCGTGGCTGAGCACATCAAGACTAGagacttggtgcaagaatacttaGCAAATAGGACATTTCCAACCTCTAGTggttggggaatgccgaagaaaaAGGAGGAAGGCAAAAagtatgaacttgttcgactcccTTACCGGTTTAAGTTTCAGAAAAGATTTAGCAAACCATGCAATGAATGGTTGGAGCTAATAGAAACAATGTGTGATGAAATTCTCGGCAATTAcacaaagaaagaagatcaactgatgacaacTGCCTTCGGCACCAGTGAAAAACGAAGGTTAAATCGTGTGATGGATGCTCCGAATTTTGAGTACCCATATTACGAGAGACTTGACGAAGGGGCCGGAGGAGATAAAAGGAAAAGAGTTGTTAGCATTCTGAATAGACAGGCCATCCGGTCAGTCAAGGAAGACCAGAAGGCTATGAATAAGCAAAAAACTCTATTGGCGCCAAAGGATTCGGCTCCCAAGAAACGAAAGCTCGTCAGGATATCTCCTATAGAGACAAAGGTACAAGATGTGCCAGACAAGACTACATACCCTTCTTCGCCTTCTTCTGCTGATGTTtcagaaattctgaaggtaataacTGAACCCATCCCATTCGCAATGTTAAGTCCTCTAAGATTAGATCTGACTAGCCTCTTGCAGTCAAAGGAAACCGCTTCGGCTACCGGAGGGAATCCAAGGGGGCAGAAGAAACGGCTAATGATGAACGTGATGTCTATTGAACAGACCCCGCCCCCAACCTCAGCAGAAAAGTCTATTGTGCCTGCTGATTTTGAAGATACTGTCAGGGCCGAAGTTAATGAAGCTATACCTGAAACTGATAATCTCGATACCACAATGTCAGAAATTGATAGACTCATATCTGATGTGGTTTCTGATAAACATGTAGTCGAAGCGGCTACTGATAAGGGAAAGGGAATTGAAGAGACGATGTCGTCGAGGACGTGGTCGGCGAGAGCATAGCACTGCAGGGTGAGGAGGACCTGCCCCCGCCAACGAGGGTAGTGGGAGGATGTCGGGTCCAAGACGATGGACACGAGGGACCAGACGTTGTGTAGACCGGCAGCCTGAGCGTGGAGGGTGGCGATGTGGTCGGCGTCGAGTCCAGAGGCTATGGGAGCCTCGAGAGTGGGCGGAGGAGTCTCAGGGATCACTGGCGTAGGGCCTCGAATGAGGCATTGGGCGGTGGCCATCTGGGCAGTCAGGGCGGCACCCATGGCATGCTCTTCCTCCAAGGCGCGGGACGTGGCGCGCCCGCGCTCCTGCGAGGCAGAGTGGGTAGCCTGAATGGTGACGATGGCCGCGACCAGCGCGGATTCGGTGGATGGTGCGACGATGCGTGGCGGGGCCCAAGTGTTGTCGGCAACAGGCAGGCAAGGAGCGGTGAAGCCAGGGGGCGCTGCCTGGAGAAGCCGGACAGGGAGAGGgtcccggggccgcaggggcACTGAGGTCACCCTTGGAGGTGGGGTAGCCAGGGAGGCCCAGCTCGCCATAAAGGATGCTGGGGAGGAGTCCAACCGCCTGAGCACTGGCGGCAGCGGTGGTCGGGAGTGCAGGCGCCGGTGGCAGCGACGACAACGTCGAGGGGCACGACCACGGTGGCGAAGGCGCCGGCGGCCCATAGGGCAGCAGAGGCCACGGTGTTGTTGGGATCCATGGGTGTAGCCACAGCAGGGTCGGCGACGCGAGAGAGAGGgaccgggcgcggccggggcggcgcgggcgcgggcacagGCACGGAAGAGAGTATACCAGCATCCTGAGTGTTGTGGTAGGAGGCTAGGAGGCGCATGAGTCAGCAACACAGTCGGTGATGGCAAGAGTTAGAGTCATCGTGCTAAATGATCTAGCAAATGACTGCTGATATGTGGCACCGAGGCAAGAGCGGCAGCGAAGGTGTTGGTGGCATCGAGGGGTGTACCGAGAGGAAACTCCGGTCCGGACATCATCAGGTACACCTAGCTAGAGCTAGGGTGGATGACCTAGGGACGATCCAGGCCACGTGGAGATGCGGCCAGTCCACGTGTTATAGAGAGAGGGCCAAGGAACGTCCCCCATTTCCACCCCCACCCCATGACCACCCTTCTACCGAAGATGGCCACCACCACCAGATCCCGCACCCCCTAGCCAGCTAGGACAGGAGGACGTGAGGAATTAGACGTCGAAGGGACAGATGGGTGCAACGATGAGCCCCCAAAGCAAGAGTGGAGGAAGTTGTGCGTGAGAGCTAGCCCCCGAAGGTGGAGCTGTAGAGTGCGACAACAGTGTCACAGTGAAGAGAGTCCCCCTTGGTGAGCTCCACGAGGATGAGATCATTGTGGACCTTGTGGAAAGAAGACTCTGCATCCACCCGATGGGGTGGCGGCGCATAGGCGGAAGCTAAACAGGGGTGCAGGGGTCGCCAACCACTTCGCCCATCGACAGCACGCTAGGATGCCACGTGACTACTGACTAGGGTTGGAGAGCCCAACGGCAACACAAGAACAGGAGCAGAGGCAGCGATGGAGGCTCAGTTGCTGCTAAGGAATGTGGGGGAGAAAGTGCTAGCTAGGGGATGAGTCCTAGGTGCGTCCACGAAGAGAGGGGAGTCGCCAGCCATGGTGGGACCGCCCAGTAAGGCTGACGGCTAGGGGAAGATGCTATCTGATACCATATTATAGTGAAACAGAATAGATTGATTGATGTATCGGTTTTCCCCTAGCCCTAACGGGTTGTACATGGGTTGGGCTCTAGGTCCATCGCACTTAACCACAGTCAGCCATACAATAGCACACAGTCTAACAATTTCATATATTATAATACATGTGAGGTTCTAATGACCAGCTGCCAGCATGGTGGCGTGCTATTTTCTCCAAAATTCTACGTGGTATAACAACACAACTTCTAGCCTACGAATAACTCAATGCCGAAAAAGTTATCACTTACCAGAACTAGACCTTCCTATCTAATAACCTCTAAGTAGACCAACGTTAATAAAGTTCTAGTCATCAATGGCTAACTCACACATAATGTGGTGCTTCCTCAGCACAGATCTGCATGTGAAATGCAGGGTGCTTATTGTTGCTAGTGTCATGCCAGCTGCCACAAGCTTCAGTATCAACTACTTGTAGCTACTTAGGGACACCTATATCACTAAAAAAAGGGCAAACCCAGTGCAGGAGGGTCCCGCATGAGTGGAGTCTGGAAAAGGGATAGACCAAAGCAAGCCTTCCCCTGCAAATACGGAGAGGCTGCTTCGAGCCCGTAAACTGGTAACTCAGTGAGATAGCTCTCACCACTACACCAGGCCTGAACTCCACGGACACCTATATCGCTAAGAAAAAGAAGGCATGGGAGGAGAAAACATAGTTGCTGTCCTCAGCCTTTGGTTGACAACCTGATTTAAGACTCGGTTGTCTGCTTTATGCACGTGGTAATCAAGGTTATGTTGAATGTTGCTTTGATTTGTTAATGCATGACTGGCTAACAGAATCTGAGCTTTGAGTTTGCCACCAGAGTACATTCTAGTTTGAGTCCACCATAATCTCAAAGTAACATAAATAAAGGGTGTGAGGATGTGAAAGGCCAACATATAAGTTTTCCTCTCCTAAATATCTATGGCATTTCATTAGCCACCCTAACTTGCTTGGGGcttaaaggctttgttgttgttgtattcCAGGATATGCATAGTTCCTCCAAGTAAAATCAACACGATGAAAGTTCCAAACTATCAGTTTCAATGTGTTTACCTGCACATTACCGATCAGCAATGCAAACAGAACTAAGCCTGATATCGAGACAAAAACTGCGAATAAGTTCTCCCATGTGTAAGTGCTTGTTTTCAGGTTTTGGCCAAGAGAACTGCATTGattatagcaaaaacaaatataaATGTCAAGCTATTCATATCTTGGTTTAAAACATAAGTTTAAAGGATTGCACTTTGGACGCACCTAAGATTTTGAAGACCCCACCAAACACAGAAGAACAATTTTGCAAAGAAACTTTTTGATCGCGATACATTTTTTATAGCTGGTGCATAAATCCCAAAGTACGGATCTGGAAGGTTTGACTGATTACTTAGTAGGCAATTTGTAGTTAAGAAAGCATTTTTCCCATCCTTATCATAATCTCCACAGTACAAATATGCAGGATCACATGTCGAATTGCCTCTACAATACTGTCTCCAGCAGGAATCTTGGCGTTGAATAGAAAGCAAGTACCAAAGAGCTCCAAGGACCTGAAACAGTTGAAAGATTGAAGCCATCGTATTGAGCTTTTTTATAATGCACTTCTGAAAGGTAGCCAACAGTATTTCCCTAAAACAGAAAACATCAACAACAACAACATCAacatagccttttagtcccaagcatggggtaggctagagttgaaacccaacaagaaGTCACCAAAaatagaaagagagagaaaggggaggggaggAAAGCTTTTGAGAACTAAAAGAGAAAAGGATTAATCACGGTTAGGGCACGTGGATAGCTTCTTTCAAAGCACTTCTATCCAAACACAACTCCTTTGGGATATTCCATTCCTTCAAATCCCTTTTGATTGCCTCCTCCCATGTCAATTTTGGCcgccctctacctctcttcacaattATTGTCCCATCTTATGATGCCTCTGTGCACCGGTGCCTCTGGGGGTCTCAGGTGGACATGCCCAAACCATTTCAATTGGTGTTGAATAAGCCTTTCTTCAATTGGCGCTAGTCCTAGCCGGTCGCGTATGTCATCGTTTCTCACTCGGTCCAATCTTGTGTGCCCACATATCCAACACAACATACACATTTCTGtgacacttagttgttggatatGCTATCTCTTAGTAGGCCAACACTCATGTCGAGGGCGGTAATTAGGGACACCCTGATTATCCTCCTAAACAAACGCACTCAGAGAAATAAAGACCAAACCCCGAAGGGTGACAACCGAGCCGCCTATAACAAAACCGAGACGCCCCCCGAGGGTCTCCCACCTCGAGCAGGGCCCCACCTCGCCCGAGGACGACACCACTTGCTCCGCTTCTTCACACCTACTCTACATCTGAGGCCTAAGAGAGCCTCGACATGAGGGGGAGTCTTGTAGAATAAAGTGAAGTGTCACATCTTCCTATCAGCTTAAGTTTTTGGATTGAATTGATTGGTAAATGAACTTAATAATTATAATTATAGGAACCTGCCTAGGGTTCCACCCTAACCATAACAAGCTATACACGAGCTAGGCTCTAGACCCATAACACACAAAGCCACACGGTAACAGCCCATACAGTAGCAACCACATAGGAACAGTTTAACACACAGCCTAACAGTTACCATCAGATTTTCATAAATAGAGCACTTACATGGCTGGCAAGCATGTAAAGCAAAAGGTTGAAAGCAGCACCAGCACGTGCTGTCTCTGTAATTACACCAGCAGACCTTGTGATTTGGAGGTATAGTggccttatccggattagccgagGCACATACTGGCATATAATTATAAGCATTAACACATTTTTGGCTTTCATAACCTTCGAGCCATGAAGATTAGGTAGCACGACCAAAATAATAACCTGCTAACAGAAAGTATCATCATTTTCCATTCAGGGCAACAGACATATCATTAGTAGAATCTTAACTACATAACAAGATAGAAACATGCATAAGCCTTAACTTAATGCATGCTCAGGGCAGTCAAAGTACAGAAGAACCATAAAAAAGGCGATTATTTTCAGGATGTAAATTTATCAAAACTCTAATTTCCAATATGTGGATTATAATGTAAATCTGTAACTTCTAACAGGTTAAGATATTACTTCTAGACATTTCTTATTAACAACTacattccaaattataagacattTTGGCTTTTTAGATGTATTACTTTTATTATGTATCTAGACATAGTGTAGATCTGAAGTGCATAGAATAACTATGTATCTAGAAAAGTCAAAATATTTTATGATTTAAAATAGAAGGAGTACTAGAAGTTCATCAATGGTAATAATATGTTTCATGTATACCGACATGCTATCAAATGTAAAACACATTTCATATGATGCCAACAAAATGCTTTAGCAAAGAGCTTAACCGAAGTATATTGCAAAGAACACATGTTAGAATGCCATCAAAATTGTTCTATAGACCAAGTACCTGAGGGATGGGTAGAATAGCAAAGACATCAATGAAAAAATATGTTGATAAGTAGCGCTTTGTTATTGCATATCTATCTTCAATTAAGACACTTCGCCCAAAGGTTGTATGAGATGATGCAATAAAGCCTGTCCGGAACTGAAATATGATATGGAGTATGTAGAAAATATCTGTGAAAAAACGCAGGACACTTGCTGCCTTTTCCAACTTTCTATCCAAATACCAGCAAGGTTTTTCATCATTGATAACTGGGATATACAAGAACAATGGATCCACTGAAACTGCAAATATACATGATATCACAAATATCCTGTTCCATTTTTGCAGAAATGGCCCTTGAGGATGAAGTGTTCCTGTTGTGGACTTTCTTTCATCGAGCATTGATTTATTTGAGGTTTctgtgtgcaaaatatttcctagAAATGTAAAAACCGTGGCAGTCCTTTCTTTAAGTGAACTGAATAATGAAACATCATCTCTATGTGGAGCAACTATGTTCTCTGAACTAACAGACTGCTCTGATCTCCAGTCCTGAAATCTGCACATATAATAAACCAAACAAAACAATCATAGTCAGGACAATTGTTGCATGTGAAAAGTTCCGCAAATCACCAATGAACTGGTCTCATTCTTTCCCGGCACCGTAATTGGATCCCGGTGCTTTTTACTTTTTTTGGCCGGAAACACAGCTCTCCATGAGCTGATTGGCAGGGCGTGAAGGCTGGCTGCTTGAGCTGTCCTGTGTGGTCGTTTTCTTTTCCTTGCGCGTGGCACGTATGTAACTTAGATAGTTGGTGTGGAGAGGGAGGACTTCATGCCTCTCCCTCTTGTGTTTGTGTTTTTCCTCTATCTCAATGAAATGAAACGTAGCTCTCATGCGTAGTTCGAAAAAAAAGGTTGCCAAAGGCCTAAAACTATGTTCTAACTTCATTAGTCTTGTTGTGGGGCCCATCCATTATATCCTGTGATATATCAAAGCTCCAATCTCCAATATGTGCAATGGTAGTGTGAtgtcgtctctctctctctctctctctctctctctctctctctctctctctctaacgtAGCTCTCATGCGTAGTTCGAAAAAAAAGGTTGCCAAAGGCCTAAAACTATGTTCTAACTTCATTAGTCTTGTTGTGGGGCCCATCCATTATATCCTGTGATATATCAAAGCTCCAATCTCCAATATGTGCAATGGTAGTGTGAtgtcgtctctctctctctctctctctctctctaacgtAGCTCTCATGCGTAGTTCGAAAAAAAAGGTTGCCAAAGGCCTAAAACTATGTTCTAACTTCATTAGTCTTGTTGTGGGGCCCATCCATTATATCCTGTGATATATCAAAGCTCCAATCTCCAATATGTGCAATGGTAGTGTGAtgttgtctctctctctctctctctctctctctctctctaacgtAGCTCTCATGCGTAGTTCGAAAAAAAAGGTTGCCAAAGGCTCGAAAAAAAAAGGTTGCCAAAGGCCTAAAACTATGTTCTAACTTCATTAGTCTTGTTGTGGGGCCCATCCATTATATCCTGTGATATATCAAAGCTCCAATCTCCAATATGTGCAATGGTAGTGTgatctccccctccctcc from Zea mays cultivar B73 chromosome 6, Zm-B73-REFERENCE-NAM-5.0, whole genome shotgun sequence harbors:
- the LOC103629857 gene encoding cyclic nucleotide-gated ion channel 1 isoform X3, whose translation is MLDERKSTTGTLHPQGPFLQKWNRIFVISCIFAVSVDPLFLYIPVINDEKPCWYLDRKLEKAASVLRFFTDIFYILHIIFQFRTGFIASSHTTFGRSVLIEDRYAITKRYLSTYFFIDVFAILPIPQVIILVVLPNLHGSKVMKAKNVLMLIIICQYVPRLIRIRPLYLQITRSAGVITETARAGAAFNLLLYMLASHVLGALWYLLSIQRQDSCWRQYCRGNSTCDPAYLYCGDYDKDGKNAFLTTNCLLSNQSNLPDPYFGIYAPAIKNVSRSKSFFAKLFFCVWWGLQNLSSLGQNLKTSTYTWENLFAVFVSISGLVLFALLIGNVQTYLQSASLRVEEMRVKSRDTDQWMSYRHLPENLKERIRRYEQYRWQETSGVDEEQLLMNLPKDLRRDIKRHLCLKLLMRVPLFENMDEQLLDAMCDCLKPILYTEGSCVIREGDPVNEMLFVMRGNLMSMTTNGGRTGFFNSDVLKAGDFCGEELLTWALDPTSTSSLPSSTRTVKTMSEVEAFALRAEDLRFVATQFRRLHSKQLQHTFRFYSQQWRTWAACFIQAAWHRYCRKKIEDSLREKEKRLQFAIANDSSTSLSFMAALYASRFAGNMIRILRRNATRKARLQERVPARLLQKPAEPNFSAEEQ
- the LOC103629857 gene encoding cyclic nucleotide-gated ion channel 1 isoform X2 gives rise to the protein MVMGREDKYVRFQDWRSEQSVSSENIVAPHRDDVSLFSSLKERTATVFTFLGNILHTETSNKSMLDERKSTTGTLHPQGPFLQKWNRIFVISCIFAVSVDPLFLYIPVINDEKPCWYLDRKLEKAASVLRFFTDIFYILHIIFQFRTGFIASSHTTFGRSVLIEDRYAITKRYLSTYFFIDVFAILPIPQVIILVVLPNLHGSKVMKAKNVLMLIIICQYVPRLIRIRPLYLQITRSAGVITETARAGAAFNLLLYMLASHVLGALWYLLSIQRQDSCWRQYCRGNSTCDPAYLYCGDYDKDGKNAFLTTNCLLSNQSNLPDPYFGIYAPAIKNVSRSKSFFAKLFFCVWWGLQNLSSLGQNLKTSTYTWENLFAVFVSISGLVLFALLIGNVQTYLQSASLRVEEMRVKSRDTDQWMSYRHLPENLKERIRRYEQYRWQETSGVDEEQLLMNLPKDLRRDIKRHLCLKLLMRVPLFENMDEQLLDAMCDCLKPILYTEGSCVIREGDPVNEMLFVMRGNLMSMTTNGGRTGFFNSDVLKAGDFCGEELLTWALDPTSTSSLPSSTRTVKTMSEVEAFALRAEDLRFVATQFRRLHSKQLQHTFRFYSQQWRTWAACFIQAAWHRYCRKKIEDSLREKEKRLQFAIANDSSTSLSFMAALYASRFAGNMIRILRRNATRKARLQERVPARLLQKPAEPNFSAEEQ
- the LOC103629857 gene encoding cyclic nucleotide-gated ion channel 1 isoform X1, with the protein product MVMGREDKYVRLAIPCCLTRFQDWRSEQSVSSENIVAPHRDDVSLFSSLKERTATVFTFLGNILHTETSNKSMLDERKSTTGTLHPQGPFLQKWNRIFVISCIFAVSVDPLFLYIPVINDEKPCWYLDRKLEKAASVLRFFTDIFYILHIIFQFRTGFIASSHTTFGRSVLIEDRYAITKRYLSTYFFIDVFAILPIPQVIILVVLPNLHGSKVMKAKNVLMLIIICQYVPRLIRIRPLYLQITRSAGVITETARAGAAFNLLLYMLASHVLGALWYLLSIQRQDSCWRQYCRGNSTCDPAYLYCGDYDKDGKNAFLTTNCLLSNQSNLPDPYFGIYAPAIKNVSRSKSFFAKLFFCVWWGLQNLSSLGQNLKTSTYTWENLFAVFVSISGLVLFALLIGNVQTYLQSASLRVEEMRVKSRDTDQWMSYRHLPENLKERIRRYEQYRWQETSGVDEEQLLMNLPKDLRRDIKRHLCLKLLMRVPLFENMDEQLLDAMCDCLKPILYTEGSCVIREGDPVNEMLFVMRGNLMSMTTNGGRTGFFNSDVLKAGDFCGEELLTWALDPTSTSSLPSSTRTVKTMSEVEAFALRAEDLRFVATQFRRLHSKQLQHTFRFYSQQWRTWAACFIQAAWHRYCRKKIEDSLREKEKRLQFAIANDSSTSLSFMAALYASRFAGNMIRILRRNATRKARLQERVPARLLQKPAEPNFSAEEQ